The Nicotiana tomentosiformis chromosome 2, ASM39032v3, whole genome shotgun sequence genome includes the window GCTTCCAAAGAAACAAGGTTGACGACCCGACCCGACAGAGCTTCTAACAATGGACAATTATGGATCTCCAGTCTCCGTAATTTGGGCATGACACCTGAGAAGTCCACACGTTGTAGCCTTTCGGAGCTCCATAGCTCTAAACTTTCAAGAGAAATAAGGTTGTCAAGGTTCTGAGGAAGGGACTCGATTCCGAAATTAAATATTACCATCCTTGTTAGGGCAGAGAGTTGCATAAACTGATAGGGCAGAGAATCCCAGTTCGCACGTCCGTACACCCAGAATGTACGAAGGGACGATAGCTGCTGAATGCCATTGAACATCAACTGGAATGCCTCGAAATCTACCAACTCTGAGAAAAGACCTATGGTCAATTCCCTTAACCCAGTGAGACGGTGAAGGCCCCCTGCGGGTATACTATTCATCTTGGGACATTCTGATATATCTAAATATGAAAGTGAAGGCATTTCCCACTCATGTAAAGGCAAGGAAACTAAGTTGTTACAGCAGCTGACCGACAAAAATTCCAGAGACCGACAATGCTCTAGCATTTCACTTGGTAAACTGGTCAATCTATCACAACTGTAAAAATCAAGACTTCGGAGGGAAGTCAAATGATTCTCTCCACTGGGAACAGGAACGGAACTGATATTGCAGAATCTAATCTTTAAGCTCTTAAGAGACTGGAGATTGTACATACTTTGTGGCAATTCACGAAACTCTCCGCATTTTAAGACGGATAGATGCTGAAGAGAAATATTGTTGCGTAGCATCTCATCTGGAAGACAAGTGAGCTCTTTCACATCATAGACAGTAAGCTCTACGAGAGATGTCAAGTTGCTGCACAAGGTCAACAATGGCATTTCACTGTCAACTACTTCAATGCTTAATTCACGTAGGACTTCAAATTGATTTGGAGTACTTTTTAACCGCCGACAATTGCTAATGCTCAACTTCTCAAGCGCAGGAAACATTCTTACTACAACTCTGTCTCGACCACCATCTCTTGTTGGCATCAATTCCACTCCCTTCCACTCAATGAGGCTAGGCATATGCTTCAATACCAGTTCTTTGAGTAACGGGAACACTTGGATATTGGCGTTATTGCTGCTCGATCCATTATAGTTAACATCAACACCATAAAATGCAGGTCCAATGCATTCCATCTTATCGAACCCGACCAGCTCAAGATGCCGAAGGAGTTTTAGTTGGCCAAGTGATGGAATTTCTATGCACTTTCTGCAACCAATTAATTTCAACTTGACCAAATTTGGTAGAAATTCTCCATTGAACCATGAAGGAAATCGAGTCCCCAAGTAGTCAACTACCTCTAAGGTTTTCAAGTTAGGATGCGGTTGAAGACCATCCAAAACATACTCATCATTGATTTCACATCCACGATTGGACCAAAAATATGCCAGCTTGTAGATATTTGGTTTCTCCTTTAGGTATGCTCTTCCAGCTTCTTCTCTATTACGGACCAATTGCAGACCGTTGATCGTCAATTCACCTCTAAGGTTTTTCAGATGGCCTAATTCTTCTATCCCACGACCTTTCTCTAAACCTACCTTGAAATGTTGTAGCGTTTGAAGACAAGTCAATTTACCCATGTTAAGTATCTGAAAGCGATAAGAGTTGTAATATATGTGTCGCAAACTTATCATGTGTTCCATCTCATCTGGAAACCCATTGAGGATATTGCAGTTATTGACTCTAAGCGTTTGCAAATTGTAGAGCTTGCAAATGGAGTTGGGTAAGGCATCGATACTAGTCCTAGAGAGATCAAGATATCTCAAGTATATTAGCTTGCCGATTGAGGCTGACAACTCCTTGATGCCTGACTGGGACAAATTTAAAACTCTCAAGAACTGAAAGCTCAATAGCATATCTTCAGACATATCACTGCTTTTCCAGAACAACGTGCATAAACGTCCAGGCTCATTAATCTTCTCTATTTGATCTCTTGGTGAGTTCCATCCAAAGTATCGAACTTGAGAAAGATTATCTCCACCATCAAATAGTTTAGATTTTAAAATATCTTCAGCCAAATCATGCACAAGATCATGCATCTTACAGTGTGTTATATTGTTGTGCTCATCTAGCTTAACATCTTGCAGCAAGGAATTTTCCAACAAAAGTTCAAAAAACTTGTTACCAACGTCTTCCATCACAGTGGTCTTTTGACATGGACGAAGAAAGCCTTCTGCCATCCAGAGTTGGATTAGTTGGTCCTTTTCAAACTCAAAATCTTTTGGAAACATTGCAAAGTAGGCAAAACACTTTTTCAGATGTGGAGATGGTAGATAAAAATAGCTGAGTTTTAGTATTTTCTTCAAGCTACTTTGCCCACTATCATCTTCACCTGCAACAAGGGGATTGCCCTCAAGAATTGCCTGCCATTCATGTTTTTCTTTGTTGCGTAACATGCCTCCCAACACACTTGCTGCCAATGGTAGACCTTTACACATTTCAACAATCCTGTTGCCCATGCTCACTAATTCCTCTGTAACCTCCCCATCAACAAATGCTCTTTGTTTGAAAATGGACCAACAATGATCATCTGTTAATTTTTTCAACGTATGAGGATCTGCTGCTACAGAGGATGCCACCTGATCCCTACGAGTAGTCACAAGAATGCAGTTTCCTCTGAATGTATTTATTCCTTTCAAGGTGTCCAAGAAATCGTGCCACAATATTGTAGGGTCAACACGCCACAAATCATCCAGGACAAGCAAATACCTTTTTCCTCCCAATTCATCTTGCAGCTTCTTGACTATAATATCCCTACTTTGGACCTCAAGTTTCCTTTCTGTCAATGATTCGAGCATCAATTCAAGAAAGCTCTTAGTTTCTAACATTTCAGGTAGACACAACCAAACTCTCTTTTCAAAATGTTGCTTGATCTGTTCATCATTAAAAATTATCTTAGCGACAGTTGTTTTCCCTGAGCCTCCCATACCCACTATGGGAATGGTGCACAGAACAACATCCTCTCTCATGTTCAACATCTTCTCCTTTATTTCAGAAACATCTTTGTCTCTACCAACAACATCAGAAGCAACTACCACAGAATCTGTTTCTCGAACTGGTAATATTTGGCGAGAAGGACCTCTTGGGGGTTGGAGACCGAGGTCTTTGGCTAACTTATTGATAGCACTCAACTCATCACTGATGTTGTTGATTTTCCGAGACATTTTCCACTTTAAAACTGTATTAGAAACAAAGTTACGGACCTTTTTCATCGGTTTGTTTTG containing:
- the LOC117281406 gene encoding putative disease resistance protein RGA3; this encodes MADPVIGATVQVLLEKLLSLTSEEVKSLRNCKKDLKMLKKTLTMIQAFIHDAERRQVEDQTVEEWLKMLEKVAEDAENVFDEFRYESLKAEVMKIQNKPMKKVRNFVSNTVLKWKMSRKINNISDELSAINKLAKDLGLQPPRGPSRQILPVRETDSVVVASDVVGRDKDVSEIKEKMLNMREDVVLCTIPIVGMGGSGKTTVAKIIFNDEQIKQHFEKRVWLCLPEMLETKSFLELMLESLTERKLEVQSRDIIVKKLQDELGGKRYLLVLDDLWRVDPTILWHDFLDTLKGINTFRGNCILVTTRRDQVASSVAADPHTLKKLTDDHCWSIFKQRAFVDGEVTEELVSMGNRIVEMCKGLPLAASVLGGMLRNKEKHEWQAILEGNPLVAGEDDSGQSSLKKILKLSYFYLPSPHLKKCFAYFAMFPKDFEFEKDQLIQLWMAEGFLRPCQKTTVMEDVGNKFFELLLENSLLQDVKLDEHNNITHCKMHDLVHDLAEDILKSKLFDGGDNLSQVRYFGWNSPRDQIEKINEPGRLCTLFWKSSDMSEDMLLSFQFLRVLNLSQSGIKELSASIGKLIYLRYLDLSRTSIDALPNSICKLYNLQTLRVNNCNILNGFPDEMEHMISLRHIYYNSYRFQILNMGKLTCLQTLQHFKVGLEKGRGIEELGHLKNLRGELTINGLQLVRNREEAGRAYLKEKPNIYKLAYFWSNRGCEINDEYVLDGLQPHPNLKTLEVVDYLGTRFPSWFNGEFLPNLVKLKLIGCRKCIEIPSLGQLKLLRHLELVGFDKMECIGPAFYGVDVNYNGSSSNNANIQVFPLLKELVLKHMPSLIEWKGVELMPTRDGGRDRVVVRMFPALEKLSISNCRRLKSTPNQFEVLRELSIEVVDSEMPLLTLCSNLTSLVELTVYDVKELTCLPDEMLRNNISLQHLSVLKCGEFRELPQMERII